CTGCTCCTAATGGGTTAGAAGAATTCCATGTCACCCCATCTGCTGTGGAATAAGGCTCAAATGTCACTGTAGTTCCTAGAAGATCCCCACCTGTAACTATATTGCTAAAGTTTTTCCTAATCTCATCAAAAAGGGCAAAAGGAGTATATCCATCTGGCATACTCTTAATGTTTAATGAGTGTCTATCCTGATTAACATCACCCCATCCATCATCTAAAGGTTCTAAGATAAAAGAAGGAACCATTTGAGATGACTGAACCATAGTGTTTGGCTGTGTTCTAGAGTTAATTAAAGACATAACTTCTGAAGAAATTTGTTTCTTTAAAAGATCTTTATTTGCGCATGGGTCGTCAAGAATTATTTGACATTCACAGTTCTCATCTAAAAATTCCCCTGGTCTACATTGAAAGTCAGGAACTACTACACAATCTGAACAATTCGTAGTCTTTGTAACGTCATTATCATCACAATCCTCACCAAACATAATAAAATCGATCCATTTGGTTCCTGGCGAGGTTTTAGATTTCATGGTTTGACCGTAATAGCCATCGCCATCTTGGTCTAAATACCAAGTTATTTCGGGTTGTAAATCGTCAAGATAATTTATTTTTTTACCAATCTTAATCAAGCAAATAAAAATCCTGCCATTCAGAATCATTAGCGTTGCTAGCTTTTATTCTGTATTTTTTATAACCTGAATAAAACTGGATTACATGGCAAAAGCCCTTGTTACTATATAATTACCAGCTGAGGAAGAACCTACTTTTGAACTATCGAAGCCATTTCCTAAATTACTACAGCTACTTGTAGAAATATAATAATCTTCATACCCCACTTCATTACCAGCAGTAAATAGGTGAAGAGAGCCATCACTTTTAAACTTAAACATTATTTTTTTGTCGTTATTTTTTTCTGAACTCCATGATTTATCTACTAAATACGACTGAATATTAGAACTAATAAAACTTTGACTAAACATGCTTTGACCTGTTAATAGTATTAAAAATGTTAATATAACCCGTTGTGCATTATGATTTAAAAGAAAAAAGTTGTTCATCTTACTGAAAATCAGTAAATTGATTTAACTACAAATCATTAATAATGAACAACTTGAGTGCAAATTACGAAAGAATATTGGAAGTATTAAGAAAAATATCGAAAGAACAACTTTTAAGTTATCAAAGACGACAACCAAAGCTTAGTGATTTAGAACTTATCAGTTTGAGTCTTACTGCCGAATTTATGGGAATAGATAGTGAAAATGACCTTTTTAGAAAACTTCCAGATTCCCTATTATCAAAAATAGAGAGAAGTGTCTACAATAGAAGAAGACGAAAACTAGTTAATAAGCTCAACAGTATCAGGTTAAGCTTAGCTTCCCATTTTAATGAATTTGAAGATTATTTTGTAGTAGATAGTATGCCTTTAGAAGTTTGTAAATTATCACGCAGTTCTCGTTCAAAGATTTGTAAAGAAAACACTTATGCATTTCCAGATAAAGGTTATTGTGCAGCTCAAAGTTCTAATTATTACGGTTATAAACTGCACGCTGTTTGTTCTGTAAATGGTGTCTTTCAAAGTATCGATTTGAGTCCAGCATCTGTACACGATATTAATTATCTTAAAGATATTAAGATGCAAATAAGCGATTGTACATTAATTGGTGATAAAGGCTATTTATCAACAGAAATACAGCTTAACTTGTTTGAAACCTGTAATATAACGCTAAATACACCTATGAGAAGCAATCAAAAAAATTACAAAGTACAGCCTTATGTATTTAGAAAAAAGAGGAAAAGGATAGAAACATTATTTTCACAACTTTGTGACCAATTTATGATAAGACGCAATTATGCTAAAACTTTTGAAGGTTTTAAAACAAGAATCGTAGCTAAGATAACTGCTTTAACAACTATTCAGTATATCAATAAGTTTATTTTTGGGAGAAACATTAATAATATTAAAATTAGCATTATTTAAAATGCACAACGGGTTATAATGAATATTTAAGTGCTATTTATGGTTCTATATTCTATGTCTAAGGTATAGGTCATATAGCTTATAGCATTTTAAATACTGGATATGGCTTGCTGTTCACGGTATAACACCCACGTTTACTGAGAGTTAATTCCATCATCAAAAAAACTTTAAAAAAAAGCGATAAAAAGTTTGTTTGGGAGAAGGAAAGGTTTGTATATTTGCACCCCGCTAACGAAGGCGTCAGTCTTATAAAGCGGTAGTTCATTGAGTTGTTTTGGTATTAAAATAAGGTTAAAAAAACTTTTAAAAAATAATCAAAAAAAAAGCATTGTGGGTTTAATAAAAGGTTGTATGTTTGCAGCCGCTAAAAACAGCAGGTCTGTTGGAGGTGAGGAGTTCATAAAGCAGTTTTGGTTGTTAAGATTTAAAGCGAAAAAAACTTTAAAAAAAATATCAAAAAAACATTGTGAGTTTAAAAAAAGGGTTTTACATTTGCACCCGCTTAGCAAGGAAACGAGCTAAAGAAAAGAGAAACAAGTTCATAAACATATTGAATTGACAGCGTAAGAATTGAATTGGAAACGATTTAATTCAACAAAGAGAATAGACCATTTTGAGTACTAGAGATTCTAATTAGTTGTTAAAGCTGTTACCTTATAGGTAGCGCATAAAAATTTAACGATGAAGAGTTTGATCCTGGCTCAGGATGAACGCTAGCGGCAGGCCTAACACATGCAAGTCGAGGGGTAACATAGAAAAGCTTGCTTTTTTGATGACGACCGGCGCACGGGTGCGTAACGCGTATAGAATCTACCTTTTGCTACTGGATAGCCCAGAGAAATTTGGATTAATACAGTATAGTATCATATTACTGCATGGTATTTATGATTAAAGGTTACGGCAAAAGATGACTATGCGTCCTATTAGCTAGTTGGTGTGGTAACGGCATACCAAGGCAACGATAGGTAGGGGCCCTGAGAGGGGGATCCCCCACACTGGTACTGAGACACGGACCAGACTCCTACGGGAGGCAGCAGTGAGGAATATTGGACAATGGAGGCAACTCTGATCCAGCCATGCCGCGTGCAGGATGACTGCCCTATGGGTTGTAAACTGCTTTTATACAGGAAGAAACCACGCTACGTGTAGCGTTCTGACGGTACTGTAAGAATAAGGATCGGCTAACTCCGTGCCAGCAGCCGCGGTAATACGGAGGATCCAAGCGTTATCCGGAATCATTGGGTTTAAAGGGTCCGTAGGTGGATGATTAAGTCAGGGGTGAAAGTTTGCAGCTCAACTGTAAAATTGCCCTTGATACTGGTTATCTTGAATCATTATGAAGTGGTTAGAATATGTAGTGTAGCGGTGAAATGCATAGATATTACATAGAATACCAATTGCGAAGGCAGATCACTAATAATGTATTGACACTGATGGACGAAAGCGTAGGTAGCGAACGGGATTAGATACCCCGGTAGTCTACGCCGTAAACGATGGATACTAGCTGTTCGGATTTATCTGAGTGGCTAAGCGAAAGTGATAAGTATCCCACCTGGGGAGTACGTTCGCAAGAATGAAACTCAAAGGAATTGACGGGGGCCCGCACAAGCGGTGGAGCATGTGGTTTAATTCGATGATACGCGAGGAACCTTACCAGGGCTTAAATGTAAGTTGCATTAGTTAGAGATAGCTATTTCTTCGGACTACTTACAAGGTGCTGCATGGTTGTCGTCAGCTCGTGCCGTGAGGTGTCAGGTTAAGTCCTATAACGAGCGCAACCCCTGTTGTTAGTTGCCAGCGAGTCATGTCGGGAACTCTAACAAGACTGCCAGTGCAAACTGTGAGGAAGGTGGGGATGACGTCAAATCATCACGGCCCTTACGTCCTGGGCTACACACGTGCTACAATGGTAGGGACAGAGAGCAGCCACTTCGCGAGAAGGAGCGAATCTATAAACCCTATCACAGTTCGGATCGGAGTCTGCAACTCGACTCCGTGAAGCTGGAATCGCTAGTAATCGCATATCAGCCATGATGCGGTGAATACGTTCCCGGGCCTTGTACACACCGCCCGTCAAGCCATGGAAGCTGGGAGTGCCTGAAGTCCGTCACCGCAAGGAGCGGCCTAGGGTAAAATCGGTAACTAGGGCTAAGTCGTAACAAGGTAGCCGTACCGGAAGGTGCGGCTGGAACACCTCCTTTCTAGAGAAAGACGACTAATAAGTATCAATAACTATTACGAAAGATAGTTTATTCTCATTGCTGTTAATTTAAAAAATAGAAACAAGATGACAAGAAGCAAGAGCCAAGACTTTAAGTCTTGAATCTTGAGTCTAAAAGTCTTGAGTCTGCAAACAGTCTCATAGCTCAGCTGGTTAGAGCGCTACACTGATAATGTAGAGGTCGGCAGTTCGAGTCTGCCTGAGACTACTGTTTAATTGACAATTATCAATTGATAATTAACAATTAAAAATACGTTCATAAAAAAAAAGGAAATTTTAGAGGTTGAGTAGCCGTTATAAGTACTGTTAACTGGTAACTGTTAACTTAATTACTGAAACAAACGGGGGATTAGCTCAGCTGGCTAGAGCGCCTGCCTTGCACGCAGGAGGTCATCGGTTCGACTCCGATATTCTCCACGAAGTGCCGAATTTATTTCGGTACCTTTTTACTAGGACTTAGGTTTTATTAAAGAGATTCTGAAACGAATTCAGGATAAAACGTTCATTGACATATTGAAACAAGATACATGAAAATAAACTAGTTAAAACTAGAATTTATTTAAGTAATAATAATTTGGATTAATTAGAATCAGCACGAGCGATATCTAATTAATCAATAATCAATAGGAAATATTCAATTGATTATAACTCATTAAAAAAGCAAAAAGTACAATAAGCTAAATAAGGGCGTATGGGGAATGCCTAGGCTCTCAGAGGCGATGAAGGACGTGATAAGCTGCGAAAAGCTACGGGGATCGGCACACACGAATTGATCCGTAGATATCCGAATGGGGCAACCCACTATATTGAAGATATAGTATCCGCAAGGAGGCGAACCCGGAGAACTGAAACATCTAAGTACCCGGAGGAGAAGAAAACAAAAGTGATTCCGTTAGTAGTGGCGAGCGAACGCGGATTAGCCCAAACCAATGTTGTTACGGCAATATTGGGGTTGTAGGACCACGAGATTAGAAGCATGATGAATTAGAACCCTTTGGAAAGAGGGGCCAAAGACGGTGATAGCCCGGTATAAGTAAAGATTGTGGATATAGTGGTATCCTGAGTAGTGCGGGACACGAGTAATCCTGTATGAAACAGTCGGGACCATCCGATAAGGCTAAATACTCCTGAGAGACCGATAGTGAACTAGTACCGTGAGGGAAAGGTGAAAAGAACCCTGAATAAGGGAGTGAAATAGAACCTGAAACCATACGCTTACAAGCGGTCGGAGCCCTTTGGGGTGACGGCGTGCCTTTTGCATAATGAGCCTACGAGTTACCGTTGCTAGCAAGGTTAAGTACTTCAGGTATGGATCCGTAGCGAAAGCGAGTCTGAATAGGGCGTATAGTTAGTAGTGGTAGACGCGAAACCGTGTGATCTACCCATGGGCAGGTTGAAGCTGTAGTAACATACAGTGGAGGACCGAACCGGTTGACGTTGAAAAGTCTTCGGATGACCTGTGGGTAGGGGTGAAAGGCCAATCAAACTCGGAAATAGCTCGTACTCCCCGAAATGCATTTAGGTGCAGCGTTGCAACATAGTTTTATAGAGGTAGAGCTACTGATTGGATGCGGGGGCTTCACCGCCTACCAATTCCTGACAAACTCCGAATGCTATAAAATGTTTTGCAGCAGTGAGGGCATGGGTGCTAAGGTCCATGTCCGAGAGGGAAAGAACCCAGACCATCAGCTAAGGTCCCCAAATGTATGTTAAGTTGAAATAACGCGGTTGAACTGCTTTGACAGCTAGGATGTTGGCTTGGAAGCAGCCATTCATTTAAAGAGTGCGTAACAGCTCACTAGTCGAGCGGTTCGGCATGGATAATAATCGGGCATAAACATACTACCGAAGCTATGGACTTGTAAAAGTGGTAGGGGAGCATTGTAGTGTCGTCGAAGGTGTTCTGTGAGGGATGCTGGAGAAGCTACAAAAGAAAATGTAGGCATAAGTAACGATAATGCGGGCGAGAAACCCGCACACCGAAAGACTAAGGTTTCCTCAGCTATGCTAATCAGCTGAGGGTTAGTCGGGACCTAACGCGAACCCGAAAGGGGTAGTGGATGGACAACTGGTTAATATTCCAGTACCTGCTCACGATAAAAGTGACGGAGGCGTATATTTGGTGCGAACTGACGGAATAGTTCGTTGAAGCGAGTAGTAATACCGCGATAGTACACTAAGACTTCGGTCACGGTGATAATCCAGAGAAGCGACTTCCAAGAAAAGCGAGTGAAGCAGCCCGTACCCTAAACCGACACAGGTAGTTGGGATGAGAATTCTAAGGTGCTCGAGAGATTCATGGCTAAGGAATTAGGCAAAATAGACTCGTAACTTCGGGAGAAGAGTCGCCACCCTTCGGGGTGGCCGCAGTGAAAAGGTCCAGGCGACTGTTTATCAAAAACACAGGGCTATGCTAAATTGAAAGATGATGTATATGGCCTGACACCTGCCCGGTGCTGGAAGGTTAAGTGGAGGGTTTAGCTTCGGCGAAGATCTCAAATGAAGCCCCAGTAAACGGCGGCCGTAACTATAACGGTCCTAAGGTAGCGAAATTCCTTGTCGGGTAAGTTCCGACCTGCACGAATGGTGCAACGATCTGGACACTGTCTCAGCCATGAGCTCGGTGAAATTGTAGTATCGGTGAAGATGCCGATTACCCGCTGTGGGACGAAAAGACCCCGTGCACCTTTACTATAGCTTAGTATTGGTTTTGGATAAGTAATGTGTAGGATAGGTGGGAGACTTTGAAGCGGCGTCGCCAGGCGTTGTGGAGTCATTGTTGAAATACCACCCTTTGCTTATCTAGAGTCTAACCTTCTTTTGAAGGGACAGTGCTTGGTGGGTAGTTTGACTGGGGTGGTCGCCTCCAAAAGAGTAACGGAGGCTTCTAAAGGTTCCCTCAGCACGCTTGGTAACCGTGCGTAGAGTGCAATGGCATAAGGGAGCTTGACTGAGAGACCTACAAGTCGATCAGGTACGAAAGTAGAGCATAGTGATCCGGTGGTTCCGCATGGAAGGGCCATCGCTCAAAGGATAAAAGGTACGCCGGGGATAACAGGCTGATCTCCCCCAAGAGCTCATATCGACGGGGGGGTTTGGCACCTCGATGTCGGCTCGTCACATCCTGGGGCTGGAGAAGGTCCCAAGGGTTGGGCTGTTCGCCCATTAAAGTGGCACGCGAGCTGGGTTCAGAACGTCGTGAGACAGTTCGGTCTCTATCTACAGTGGGCGTTAGAAATTTGAGTGGATCTGACTCTAGTACGAGAGGACCGAGTTGGACAAACCTCTGGTGTATCTGTTGTTCCGCCAGGAGCATTGCAGAGTAGCTACGTTTGGAAGGGATAAGCGCTGAAAGCATATAAGCGCGAAACCCACCACAAGATGAGATTTCTTTAAAGGGTCGTGAGAGATTATCACGTTGATAGGCTATAGGTGTAAAGGCAGTAATGTCATAGCCGAGTAGTACTAATAACCCATAGGCTTATTGTACGCCTGTTTTTTTAAACACTTCGACAAGCTCAGTGCTAGGAAGTAGAGTTCAATACATTATTATTATCAAATCATGATCTTATTTCAATATGTTAAAATATTTATTCCCGTGTAAACGGGAATCTTTTCCAAGCTAGGGTAAAGGTTCTTTAAAGAGATTCCTGCCTACGCAGGAATTGAACAACTTAAGGTGGTTATAGCGATGGGGCTCACCTCTTACCATTCCGAACAGAGAAGTTAAGCCCATTAGCGCCGATGGTACTACATTAGTGGGAGAGTAGGTCGTTGCCTTTTTCAAATCCTCAACATTTATTTGTTGAGGATTTTTATTTTTAATGGTTACTAGTTATTGGTTGATGGTTATTAGTAACACCAATAACTAAAAACCAGAAACCAACAACCAAAACTGACCTGGTAGCTCAGTTGGTAGAGCATCTCCCTTTTAAGGAGAGGGTCCTGGGTTCGAGCCCCAGCCCGGTCACAGTAAACTTTAAAGCCTCTTTGCAATTTGCAGGGAGGCTTTTTTTTGTTTGATACTTTCTGGAACCTTGATTAGAAATTATCACGGATCAAGAACAAAAGTTGGATCAAGAGCAAAAGTTGGGGGATTTTAGAATTAAGCAAAAATAGTAGTTAATCTATAGAGGGACACTATCCCGAAAAGTGTGTAAGTTATAAATCTAGGGTTTAGCTTTTTTAAAGTTGAACCCTTTTTTCAAATATAGTTAAAAACTGGTTTAAAATAATGCCCCAGTTCCTAATAGGCATCGACCATTTTTTGGTAGCCTCTCTAAGGGATCAAGCACAAAAGTTGGGGAGTAAAAATAATTTTATCTTTGGAAAAAATTAAATTCCGTAGAAATTTCTAAAGATTTATTATCCTTATTACTACCTGATTTTCTGGTAGCTCATTTTAGTTTTAAAAATAGTTCTTCAAAAGAAGATAAACTTCGGTTGTATTTCGAAGAGAAGAACATTATCCCAAATAGTTTTAAAACACGTAAAGTAGAATCTAAAGGTTTTCATAAAGAAATAATTATCGAGGATTTTCCACTTAGGGGGAAACTAGTTTATCTGCATTTAAAGCGCCGCAGATGGCGTGATGTAGACACAAAAGAAACCCTGCAAAGAGACTGGAATAATGTAGCAAAAGGCACTCGTATGACCACCGAGTTTGCCGCTTTTTTAAAAGAAATTAATCGATAATAACAATACTAGCACGCAAACTATAGCTAATTTGTATGGTTTAGATGGTAAAAAGCTACAGCGCCAATATCGAGATTATTTAAGTGAATTTAAAGATTGGGAATACCTTGAGCAATCCACCAAATGGTTAGTCTACCCTCAAAATATTGGCAAACGATTATCTATAGATGAAATAGCACTTTCACAAGGAGAGTTATACACCGTAGTAACCAATAAAAAAGCCAAAGGTAGAGCAGGTTCTATTGTAGCTATTATTTCAGGAACTAAGTCTGAAGAGGTTATTAAATATCTTAAAAAGATACCTGAAGGCAAGCGGAGGTTGGTAGAAGAAATAACCTTAGTTATGGCCGGTGGCATGAAACTAATTGCAAAGAAGAGCTTCCCAAGAGCCGTGCAAGTCATTGATCGCTTTCATGTACAACAACTAGCTTCTGATGCTGTACAAGATATTAGAGTAAAATACCGCTGGCAAGCTCTAGAACTAGAAAATGAGGCTATCAAGACAGCTAAAAATAATAACTACCAGTATCTAGCAGAAGTATTTAGTAACGGGGATACGCGCAAACAACTGCTAGCACGAAGTAGGTATCTTCTATTCAAAAGTCCTGACAAATGGACTAGTTCCCAAAAGGAAAGGGCAGGAATTTTATTCAAGCAATACCCTATGATAAAGGAAGCTTATGACTTGTCAAACCAGCTAAGAGTAATTTACAATACTTGTACAGACAAAAATATAGCAATGACTAAATTGGCACTTTGGTACAATCAAATTGAAAATAGTGGCTTTAAAAGCTTTAGAGTTGTTATGAACACAATCTCCCTAAATTACAGGGGAATATTAAACTATTTTGACAACAGAAGTACCAATGCGGCTGCTGAATCTTTTAATGCAAAGATCAAAGCCTTTAGACAACAACTTAGAGGTGTGAGAAATAAGGAATTCTTCCTCTTTAGATTAGCACAAATTTATGCCTAGTCCCCAACTTTTAGGACTGATCCGCTATTAACTGAAAATTAAGATGTCTAGTACAGAACGAAGTTTATTTTAATTCATTAGTGTCCGATAAAAGATTTAAAAAGCGGGATTTCCAAGATAGGATTTCCCGCTTATTTTGTATCTTGAAGTTATCACACATCCAAGATATGAATAAAAGTAAAAACTTTAGCGGACAACCCATAATCAAACAGGTATTAAATTTCATTTTGCCCAAAGATGTTCATCGGACAGCCAAAAAGCACAACAGCGATCGCTATACCAAAAAGTTTACCACCTATGAGCATTTGGCCACTATGGTATTTACCGTGATCAGTGGCTGTAGCTCACTTCGTGAGGTTTCCAGTATTATGCTTGCCTGCGAGGGAAAGATCAACCATCTAGGACTCACGGACTTTCCAAAACGCAGTACCTTGTCAGATGCTAACAGGAGAAGAAGCTCTGAAGTATTTGCCGATATTTATCATTTACTCTACAAACGTTACCATCGCTTTTTATCGGACAGCAGACCCTTAGAACCTGCAGTGAAGAACCTTAAAATCGTTGATTCCTCGACCATCCCCCTATTTAGTGACATTCTTAAAGGTGTAGGAAGGAACCCGCTCAACGGCAAAAAGAAAGGAGGTATCAAGATGCATACTATGATAAACGCCATGGAAGACGTTCCTTGTCTGATTAAGTTTTCAAGCGCGGCCACGCACGACCACACCTTTTTAAAAGACCTGGAACTCAAGAAGGGCTCTTATGTGGTTTTTGACAAAGGGTATGTGGATTATGAGCAATACCAAAAATGGACACTGGAAGATGTTTACTTTGTGACTCGGCAAAAGGACAATGCTCGCTATACAAGCCTTGAAGAGTTTGATATCTCCAATAAAGTGGACGATGCTGTCTTAAAGGACGAAAAAATAGGGCTTACGGACAAAAACGGCAATGCTTTTTCCCTGAGGAGAATCGCTTTTTGGCACGAAAAGCACCAAAAAGTTTATGAGTTCATCACTAATAATTATGATCTTGATGCAGACAAAATAGCCGACATCTATAAAAATAGGTGGCAGATTGAGACGATGTTCAAGCGGCTTAAACAGAACTTTCCGCTAAAGTATTTTTTGGGAGACAATCAAAATGCCATCGAAATACAAATCTGGGTCAGTTTGATAATCCAGCTCATTATGCTTGTGATCCAAAGAAAAGCCCAAAGAAACTGGGCTTATTCCAATATGATGTCCGTCATACGATACCATTTGATGACATATATCGATTTGTTCAAATTCCTGAAAAACCCAGAAGCTAATTGGGAAGAGATTACAACCAAAAACATTGGGCAATTAAGCCTTTTTGACCCATAAGGAGGTTCTGTTTTCAAAATAAAGAGTGCGATCAATAAAAAAGGCCAACACCAAAGCTTTTTTAGCTAATTCTGTTTTTTATCGGACAACAATAATTTTAATTTTAATAAAGCACTTTTTTTTTGCTGAATTTTTTCTTATTATTTTAGAGGTGTACTATTAATGCATTTCGGTTCATATTTTAGACGCATAAAGCCTATTATGAGAAATAAAAATATTCATAAACTTGCCTTAGGAATTTCAGTCATACTTTTACTAATTTTCTTCGGATGTATATTATCGGATAATATTCAACAATCTGGAATCTTTTTAGTGGCTTTCTTTATTTTTTTAGCCATAGGATTTAAAGGTTACGATTTATTAAATGGTTTTGTTTTTACTGCTGTAATTTTTGCAGGGGTAACTTTGGCCTTATTTTATCCAAAATACTTTGTAAGCCTTGGAGACGTGCAATTAACCATACTAATTATCCCACTTATTCAACTTATTATGTTTGGCATGGGAACGTCTATGAGTATTCGCGATTTTGGAGCGGTTATTAAATCGCCTAAAGGTGTCTTTGTTGGCGTATCGGCGCAGTTAGGTATCATGCCTATCATGGGGTTTTTATTAGCCAAGTTTAGTGGGTTCCCTCCCGAAATTGCGGCAGGTATTGTGTTAATTGGTTCTTCGCCTAGTGGTGTCGCTTCTAATGTTATGGCTTATTTGGCAAAAGCAAATCTGGCTTTCTCGATCACAATTACTTCCATAGCGACATTAATCGCGCCTTTTGTAACCCCGCTTTTAATGAAAGTTTTTGCTGGAGAGTTTGTTGAAATTGATGTGTATGCTATGATGTGGAGTATTGTTAAAATGATTATTCTTCCTATTGGCGCTGGTTTGTTAGTTAATCAATTGCTTAAAGAGAAGATAGATGGGTTTAGACGTATTTTACCATTAATTTCCATGTTTGGAATTGGTGCTATTATCGTGATTATCACTGCAGCTGGCCGTGATAATTTATTGGAAATAGGTGTTCTTTTAATGGTACTAGTGTTAATTCATAATTTGTTTGGTTACTTTTTGGGCTATTGGTATGCGAGATTATTACGACT
This genomic interval from Tamlana carrageenivorans contains the following:
- a CDS encoding ISAon1 family transposase — its product is MYGLDGKKLQRQYRDYLSEFKDWEYLEQSTKWLVYPQNIGKRLSIDEIALSQGELYTVVTNKKAKGRAGSIVAIISGTKSEEVIKYLKKIPEGKRRLVEEITLVMAGGMKLIAKKSFPRAVQVIDRFHVQQLASDAVQDIRVKYRWQALELENEAIKTAKNNNYQYLAEVFSNGDTRKQLLARSRYLLFKSPDKWTSSQKERAGILFKQYPMIKEAYDLSNQLRVIYNTCTDKNIAMTKLALWYNQIENSGFKSFRVVMNTISLNYRGILNYFDNRSTNAAAESFNAKIKAFRQQLRGVRNKEFFLFRLAQIYA
- a CDS encoding ISAon1 family transposase N-terminal region protein produces the protein MVAHFSFKNSSSKEDKLRLYFEEKNIIPNSFKTRKVESKGFHKEIIIEDFPLRGKLVYLHLKRRRWRDVDTKETLQRDWNNVAKGTRMTTEFAAFLKEINR
- a CDS encoding bile acid:sodium symporter family protein, whose translation is MRNKNIHKLALGISVILLLIFFGCILSDNIQQSGIFLVAFFIFLAIGFKGYDLLNGFVFTAVIFAGVTLALFYPKYFVSLGDVQLTILIIPLIQLIMFGMGTSMSIRDFGAVIKSPKGVFVGVSAQLGIMPIMGFLLAKFSGFPPEIAAGIVLIGSSPSGVASNVMAYLAKANLAFSITITSIATLIAPFVTPLLMKVFAGEFVEIDVYAMMWSIVKMIILPIGAGLLVNQLLKEKIDGFRRILPLISMFGIGAIIVIITAAGRDNLLEIGVLLMVLVLIHNLFGYFLGYWYARLLRLNHQDSRTIALEVGMQNGGLASGIANSLGKIATMGLAPAVFGPLMNITGSILASYWHKKPADLEEE
- a CDS encoding IS4 family transposase, coding for MNKSKNFSGQPIIKQVLNFILPKDVHRTAKKHNSDRYTKKFTTYEHLATMVFTVISGCSSLREVSSIMLACEGKINHLGLTDFPKRSTLSDANRRRSSEVFADIYHLLYKRYHRFLSDSRPLEPAVKNLKIVDSSTIPLFSDILKGVGRNPLNGKKKGGIKMHTMINAMEDVPCLIKFSSAATHDHTFLKDLELKKGSYVVFDKGYVDYEQYQKWTLEDVYFVTRQKDNARYTSLEEFDISNKVDDAVLKDEKIGLTDKNGNAFSLRRIAFWHEKHQKVYEFITNNYDLDADKIADIYKNRWQIETMFKRLKQNFPLKYFLGDNQNAIEIQIWVSLIIQLIMLVIQRKAQRNWAYSNMMSVIRYHLMTYIDLFKFLKNPEANWEEITTKNIGQLSLFDP
- a CDS encoding IS982 family transposase yields the protein MNNLSANYERILEVLRKISKEQLLSYQRRQPKLSDLELISLSLTAEFMGIDSENDLFRKLPDSLLSKIERSVYNRRRRKLVNKLNSIRLSLASHFNEFEDYFVVDSMPLEVCKLSRSSRSKICKENTYAFPDKGYCAAQSSNYYGYKLHAVCSVNGVFQSIDLSPASVHDINYLKDIKMQISDCTLIGDKGYLSTEIQLNLFETCNITLNTPMRSNQKNYKVQPYVFRKKRKRIETLFSQLCDQFMIRRNYAKTFEGFKTRIVAKITALTTIQYINKFIFGRNINNIKISII